Genomic DNA from Acanthopagrus latus isolate v.2019 chromosome 2, fAcaLat1.1, whole genome shotgun sequence:
AACaatgagacaaagacaaacagccaCTACAAGCAGTGATTGTAACAACCATGATGAAgaacaaatactgtacattatgATTAACAACACCAGTCACAGAGggaaacattttcaagttttgtccgaccagcagtccaaaactaAATATTATTTAATTTGCAGTGACATAAAGCAGAAAAAGGAGCTGCAGCCCATGACTGTTTTTATAAATGACTTTTGGAGAGAGCTAGTTGATTACTGAGTCTTATCTGTAGACAAGTCTGGGTTGGTAGTTCCTGCTTGACAACAACCTGAAGTAGCAGTGCTCTGGAGTATCTCTGGCTAACTGCTTTTAACCACATTTACAATCTTCCGTTGGCAGAGATTATTTAGCACGGATGGGTATGGGGGTCATCCTCAACCTGACTCGGCAGCAGGAGGACGCACAGCTGGCTCGGAGTGTCTCAGGGATCCTGGAGCAcatgttcaaacacacagaggaaacgTCCGTCATTCTCATCACTAATGGAGCCCTGGACGCCCTCCTCTTCTGGTGCCGAGGTACGGACCCCACCGTGCTGCGCCACTGTGCTGTGGCGCTGGCAAACTGTGCCATGTACGGAGGCCACCGCTGCCAGAGATGGATGATCGAGAAACAGGCGGCCGAGTGGCTTTTCCCGCTGGCCTTTTCCAAAGAAGATGAACTCATCCGCTTCCACGCGTGTCTGGCTGTGACTGTGTTAGCCACAAACCGAGAAATTGAGAAAGAGGTGGTGAAGTCTGGGACCTTGGAGCTGGTGGAGCCCTTCATCGCATCTTTGGATCCGGATGACTTTGCCCGCAGTTTACTGGACAGCGCAGACTGCATGCAGGGCAAGACGGCCGCTGACCTGCAGCATCTTCTGCCGTTACTGGATGGCACGAGGGTGGAGGGAAAGTGCATCGCAGCCTTTTACCTTTGTGTTGAGACCAGCATCAAGTCTCGTCAGCGCAACACCAAGGTACCGTCACTGTCCACTCTCCTAGCTCGAAACTAAGGATGCAACGTTACTGGGTATTTGCAGATATCCCATATGCAGATACTGATACTATTATTTTCCTACTAAATAAGAACATGGAGTCACTCTTTTGGTGTATTAACATATCATCATGTCAACTCATATCAGACACAGGTCGGTTTCTCTGTGATTGTCCAGAGGATgtgtagctaacgttagtttagaaatggagtcatCTAACATAAACAAGTGACTGGcttacagcacaacacagcagttTCACTGAGCCCCTTTCAACTAAAGtacttacatattgcacctttaaagcctTTTATGGCTGACACAGATCTCGCACTTTCCTATTCAAAACATGAGAAATGCTCTGTGGTAGCTTTGTTGTGACAATTTGACTTTATATTTGTCCTCCTTTAAGATATTTCAAGAGATCGGAGCGGTGCAGAGCCTGAAGAGAATTGTCATGTACTCCAGAAATGGCACAGCCTCCAGCCTCGCCAAGCGGGCGCTGAGCATGATGGGGGAGGAGGTGCCGAAACACATCCCGCCATGCGTGCCGAATTGGAAAACCTGCGAGGTGCAGACCTGGCTGCAGCAGGTTGGCTTTAGTGCCTTCTGTGACCGTTTCCAGGTGAGTTAAACAGGGATATAGATACAAGCACGGAGATCTACATTTAAAATAGTATGTCTGACATTTCTAACTACCCAACTAGGAGCTCCAGGTGGATGGGGACCTCCTGCTAAACATCACAGACCAGGACCTGAGCGCAGATCTGGGCATGACCGCAGCCCTCACTCGCAAGAGGCAAGTGGTACAAACCTCTCGAGACACACGTCTGAGGCCGAGCCCCGTTAACGCCCCTGTTCTGTCTCCTCCGCCAGGTTTTTGAGAGACTTGCGTGTGCTGAAGACTTACGCCAACTACTCCACATGTGACCCAAACAACATGGCAGACTGGCTTGTGGAGGTGGACCTTCGTTTCCGTCAGTACACCTACGGCCTGGTCCAGTCAGGAGTGGATCGCAGCAGTGTCCAGAACGTGACCgatcagcagctccagctcgACTGCCACATAGACAACGGAGTCCACAGAGCCAAGATCCTGTCTTCCAGCCGCAAGCCCCTCAAGCCGTGCCACACAGACGCCCAGCCTGCGGGGCCCGATGTGTTCATCAGCTACCGCCGGACCACCGGTTCCCAGCTGGCCAGGTCAGAACTCAAACTGTATGGTGTGGGGGGAATAGGAGGTTGAATTAGTGCCAGGGCAAGGACAGAAGACATTTGTGAAGACTGTATTTATTCATCCTTTCC
This window encodes:
- the sarm1 gene encoding NAD(+) hydrolase SARM1; amino-acid sequence: MLFSVTLFLWRLYRHYSIMFSSERLTVPDYVSRLQRGRSGSGCDHRPVSPGISADVQAVLDSSLPALRCAIRRLRTGKETSDSDETRQAIAEMYQLVEEAWVMPAVGRQVAEEICNRIRLDGGLELLLQLQQTPAVEITYESAKLLEQILVSDNRDYLARMGMGVILNLTRQQEDAQLARSVSGILEHMFKHTEETSVILITNGALDALLFWCRGTDPTVLRHCAVALANCAMYGGHRCQRWMIEKQAAEWLFPLAFSKEDELIRFHACLAVTVLATNREIEKEVVKSGTLELVEPFIASLDPDDFARSLLDSADCMQGKTAADLQHLLPLLDGTRVEGKCIAAFYLCVETSIKSRQRNTKIFQEIGAVQSLKRIVMYSRNGTASSLAKRALSMMGEEVPKHIPPCVPNWKTCEVQTWLQQVGFSAFCDRFQELQVDGDLLLNITDQDLSADLGMTAALTRKRFLRDLRVLKTYANYSTCDPNNMADWLVEVDLRFRQYTYGLVQSGVDRSSVQNVTDQQLQLDCHIDNGVHRAKILSSSRKPLKPCHTDAQPAGPDVFISYRRTTGSQLASLLKVHLQVRGYSVFIDVEKLEAGKFEDKLIQSVQRARNFILVLSANALDKCMGDTAMKDWVHKEIVTALAGKKNIVPVTDNFMWPDPTSLPEDMRAILNFNGIKWSHEYQEATIEKILRFLKGQQDQVDSPGASKGQKKKE